A region from the Lolium perenne isolate Kyuss_39 chromosome 4, Kyuss_2.0, whole genome shotgun sequence genome encodes:
- the LOC127294419 gene encoding bifunctional bis(5'-adenosyl)-triphosphatase/adenylylsulfatase FHIT, translating to MLALSSVLRSRAFLLPSLAPPPPPPRCRLLALPLLRAVSSSSSSPFPSPPKTSGMSEQAAQYKFGPYKIDAREVFHSTALSYAMVNLRPLLPGHVLVCPKREVKRFADLSSDETSDLWVTAKEVGAKLEQYHKASSLTFAIQDGPQAGQTVAHVHIHVIPRKKGDFENNDEIYDAIDVKEKEMKEKLDLDVERKDRTMEEMAHEATEYRALFS from the exons ATGCTTGCGCTCTCCTCCGTCCTGCGCTCCCGTGCCTTCCTCCTCCCCTccctcgccccgccgccgccgcctcctcgctGCCGTCTGCTTGCCCTTCCTCTTCTGCGCGCCGtatcctcctcctcgtcttccccgTTCCCCTCGCCTCCCAAGACCTCGGGGATGTCGGAGCAGGCGGCGCAGTACAAGTTCGGCCCGTATAAGATCGACGCGCGGGAGGTCTTCCACTCCACGGCCCTCTCCTACGCCATGGTCAACCTCCGCCCGCTCCTGCCTGGT CATGTCCTTGTGTGCCCCAAACGTGAAGTGAAGCGATTTGCTGATCTAAGTTCTGATGAGACCAGTGATCTGTGGGTAACTGCAAAGGAAGTTGGTGCAAAGCTTGAGCAGTACCACAAAGCTTCTTCCCTCACATTCGCGATTCAG GATGGTCCTCAAGCTGGCCAAACAGTTGCCCATGTCCACATCCACGTCATCCCTAGGAAGAAAGGAGATTTTGAGAACAACGATGAAATATACGATGCG ATCGACGTGAAAGAGAAGGAAATGAAGGAGAAGCTTGACCTAGACGTCGAAAGAAAAGATAGAACCATGGAAGAAATGGCTCATGAGGCTACGGAGTACCGTGCTCTTTTCTCCTAG
- the LOC127348724 gene encoding uncharacterized protein, translating into MPKTAMAHPTPSSSLGTLSLLLLFASSQAAQGASPSHPSVAGHVPVRAVLYRYRSVERATTTAAAGDEAPGVGGGRYEPFQLCIGCRCCLAAAAWPENNGSSSCVDTRCCYAIDCNVPGKPFGVCAFSPRTCGCGGDDAGAGGGDNCTSNH; encoded by the coding sequence ATGCCCAAGACAGCCATGGCTCACCCCACGCCGTCTAGCTCTCTCGGTACCCTCTCCCTTCTCCTGCTCTTCGCGTCTTCCCAAGCTGCCCAAGGTGCGTCGCCGTCGCATCCGTCGGTGGCGGGGCACGTGCCGGTGCGCGCCGTGCTGTACCGCTACCGCTCCGTCGAGCGGGCCACGACGACCGCTGCCGCCGGTGACGAGGCGCCTGGCGTCGGCGGAGGAAGGTACGAGCCGTTCCAGCTGTGCATAGGGTGCCGGTGCTGCCTAGCCGCGGCTGCATGGCCGGAGAACAACGGGAGCAGCTCATGCGTGGACACGCGGTGCTGCTACGCCATCGACTGCAACGTCCCCGGCAAGCCTTTCGGCGTCTGCGCCTTCTCCCCTCGCACCTGCGGCTGCGGAGGCGACGACGCTGGAGCCGGCGGCGGCGACAACTGCACCAGCAACCATTGA
- the LOC127294421 gene encoding uncharacterized protein isoform X2, giving the protein MPGASALPAGAWSPTARSKDPNAADHAAGCSRNGAEGWGSPLALPSFSGDSCNAHSAGDAAHASLLQFHPASNGSFIGQLNCGNTFSSCDWACLFELGAGGGRGLQASTLIALFLILSCAVVIVQCFTGSDVLRW; this is encoded by the exons ATGCCGGGAGCATCCGCGCTGCCGGCAGGCGCCTGGTCCCCGACAGCTCGATCTAAAGACCCCAATGCGGCGGACCACGCCGCTGGCTGTTCCCGCAATGGAGCTGAGGGCTGGGGCTCGCCGCTGGCGTTGCCCTCGTTCAGTGGCGACAGCTGCAACGCCCACTCCGCAGGCGACGCGGCACATGCCTCACTGCTTCAGTTTCACCCTGCAAG TAATGGTAGTTTCATTGGGCAACTAAACTGTGGCAATACATTCAGTTCATGTGATTGGGCTTGTCTCTTCGAGCTTGGCGCAGGAGGAGGCAGAG GTCTCCAGGCGAGCACACTAATTGCTCTGTTTCTTATCCTGTCCTGTGCTGTGGTCATCGTTCAGTGCTTCACGGGTTCTGATGTATTGAGATGGTGA
- the LOC127294421 gene encoding uncharacterized protein isoform X1 encodes MPGASALPAGAWSPTARSKDPNAADHAAGCSRNGAEGWGSPLALPSFSGDSCNAHSAGDAAHASLLQFHPASSNGSFIGQLNCGNTFSSCDWACLFELGAGGGRGLQASTLIALFLILSCAVVIVQCFTGSDVLRW; translated from the exons ATGCCGGGAGCATCCGCGCTGCCGGCAGGCGCCTGGTCCCCGACAGCTCGATCTAAAGACCCCAATGCGGCGGACCACGCCGCTGGCTGTTCCCGCAATGGAGCTGAGGGCTGGGGCTCGCCGCTGGCGTTGCCCTCGTTCAGTGGCGACAGCTGCAACGCCCACTCCGCAGGCGACGCGGCACATGCCTCACTGCTTCAGTTTCACCCTGCAAG CAGTAATGGTAGTTTCATTGGGCAACTAAACTGTGGCAATACATTCAGTTCATGTGATTGGGCTTGTCTCTTCGAGCTTGGCGCAGGAGGAGGCAGAG GTCTCCAGGCGAGCACACTAATTGCTCTGTTTCTTATCCTGTCCTGTGCTGTGGTCATCGTTCAGTGCTTCACGGGTTCTGATGTATTGAGATGGTGA
- the LOC127294420 gene encoding DNA glycosylase/AP lyase ROS1: protein MEGESSLRRRFLHVYVRRSRRYVAEQLQSLPEQSTPMPTPLRRSSRVKELEQNKMMMKRKASVTLAKGLKKRIQAKIVGSKQSGTSMLLARRRLDFEPATLHDDPVSASASAPSSPHTFQRGSCIHTYHRRGFKLMPHKATPKSDDRITKQGAAAKKMSTTVTKLNTRRMMDNQDSASASAPSTHTTPQKAERTPRRLQKISLRLKVEKDKAATPARVQNKPRGGMERKTRQGTELATVPYQKSPTGRSPSARLRVDLDDDSLRVYHALLQWEKGYSESFEGLNIGSGPEWHKTRQDFQVLIYEFISAVRCLFGPGPFSPCEASVVDSVVGTFLTQNAADHLSSDAFMNLAAKYPARQSSSSENCSNEASDATDFDSSAFAESVYSDEETNYGDEVKGHHDKDYEIFMENFVNSMKGEHPSSWTDEYLENLIKDKPRNKKYSLQTLKRLIATLRVKDTSHWDELRKQAYIQGYRSGTGVSDLVDWEAVLHASPAEVARYIAVRGMNYVIACRIQAFLLRIKTDHGNFDLDWLRHVPRESAKNYLISIDGIGYKSADCIRLLSLEHKAFPVDVNICRICIRLGWVKLQGLPDSVAFHLIELYPILRDVQKYLWPRLCTVSKKILYEMHCKMITFGKVVCTKVDPNCSACPFSTRCKYYNSSTNRALLPPTKKHADEPGEDKTSMSNSSNCSTSNSLQVYQLQMDLGRTTENQPFRDCVPIIEEPLSPDYEHVEELDEQEQALQDDLPDIEDYYRPQESQYDAEIDLRSHNHMMNDDSWIGNHGKDIVQSNPQYILGQQKEVKNIGHLRTEHYAYVLPDDHIILKEFEKKHKEDPHHYLLVTSSTDEHTVKGTILIPFRTAMRGKFPLKGTYFQDHEVFADYSSSHYPISIDTKYLQGLNRCVVYFGATIQSITKGLTRQGIQDCFKRGYVCLRAIDRGSRYPRRLCPSLHATNRKKDSVGSYRKKTTKPSQGKGKKKEEAGRSEKKGRGKRARQVATVPVPDTLGSDDWPSAGTREHKRNRKYLRHDWV from the exons ATGGAGGGAGAATCAAGCTTGCGAAGACGGTTCCTGCACGTGTACGTGCGACGTTCCCGCAGGTATGTTGCAGAACAGCTTCAATCTCTGCCGGAGCAATCTACTCCCATGCCTACACCGCTTAGGCGGTCGAGTAGGGTCAAGGAGTTGGAGCAAAACAAGATGATGATGAAGCGGAAGGCCTCAGTGACACTGGCTAAAGGTCTGAAGAAACGGATACAAGCCAAGATCGTTGGCAGTAAACAATCTGGCACTAGCATGTTACTGGCGAGGAGGCGGTTGGATTTCGAGCCAGCAACTTTGCACGACGATCCGGTTTCAGCCAGTGCAAGTGCTCCTTCTTCCCCCCATACATTTCAGCGGGGGTCTTGTATCCATACATATCACAGGCGGGGCTTCAAGCTGATGCCACATAAGGCAACCCCAAAGTCTGATGACCGGATAACAAAGCAGGGTGCTGCTGCAAAGAAGATGAGCACCACAGTGACGAAACTGAATACGAGGAGGATGATGGACAATCAAGATTCAGCGAGTGCAAGTGCTCCTTCTACCCACACTACTCCACAGAAAGCGGAGCGCACCCCTAGGAGGCTACAGAAGATTTCACTTCGACTAAAGGTGGAGAAAGATAAGGCGGCAACACCAGCTAGAGTGCAAAACAAGCCGCGGGGAGGGATGGAAAGGAAAACTAGGCAAGGAACCGAGTTGGCTACTGTTCCCTACCAGAAGTCTCCAACTGGCCGGTCGCCCTCGGCAAGGCTTAGGGTAGACCTTGATGATGACTCGCTGCGAGTATATCATGCCTTGCTGCAGTGGGAAAAGGGCTACAGCGAGAGTTTCGAGGGGCTGAATATTGGCAGCGGGCCTGAATGGCATAAAACACGGCAAGATTTTCAAGTACTAATATATGAATTTATTTCTGCCGTGAGATGTTTATTTG GGCCTGGACCATTTTCTCCGTGTGAAGCATCAGTAGTTGACTCTGTGGTAGGTACTTTCCTTACACAAAATGCTGCTGATCATTTGTCAAG CGATGCTTTTATGAACTTAGCCGCAAAATATCCTGCAAGGCAGAGCAGTAGTTCTGAAAACTGCTCAAATGAAGCATCAGATGCCACTGATTTTGACAGTTCGGCCTTTGCCGAGTCTGTCTATTCTGATGAAGAAACCAACTACGGTGACGAGGTAAAAGGCCATCATGATAAAGACTACGAAATCTTTATGGAGAATTTCGTAAATAGCATGAAAGGGGAACACCCATCTAGCTGGACCGACGAATACCTTGAGAATCTGATAAAGGATAAGCCTCGAAATAAAAAATATTCTCTACAGACCTTGAAACGTCTCATAGCCACGCTGCGGGTGAAAGATACTTCGCACTGGGATGAGTTAAGAAAGCAAGCATATATACAGGGATATCGGAGTGGTACAGGAGTAAGCGACTTGGTAGATTGGGAAGCTGTACTTCATGCATCACCTGCTGAGGTTGCAAGATACATTGCGGTCAGGGGGATGAACTATGTCATAGCATGTCGGATACAG GCTTTTCTTTTGCGCATAAAGACAGATCATGGCAACTTTGATCTAGACTGGCTTCGGCATGTACCACGTGAAAGCGCAAA AAACTACCTTATCAGTATTGATGGAATTGGATATAAAAGTGCCGACTGCATTCGGCTTTTGTCACTGGAGCATAAAGCATTCCCA GTTGACGTGAACATATGTCGCATATGCATAAGGCTAGGGTGGGTGAAACTTCAGGGCTTACCCGACTCCGTGGCCTTTCATTTGATCGAGCT ATATCCAATCCTGAGAGACGTGCAAAAATATTTATGGCCAAGGTTGTGCACTGTTAGCAAGAAAATATT GTACGAAATGCACTGCAAAATGATAACATTTGGAAAG GTAGTCTGCACAAAAGTAGATCCGAATTGTAGTGCCTGCCCTTTTAGCACAAGATGCAAGTACTACAATAGTTCGACTAACAG GGCACTACTTCCCCCTACAAAGAAGCATGCTGATGAACCTGGTgaagataaaacaagcatgtCCAATTCGTCAAATTGTAGCACTTCGAATTCGCTGCAAGTGTATCAACTTCAGATGGACTTGGGCAGAACGACTGAAAATCAACCCTTCCGCGACTGTGTGCCCATTATTGAGGAGCCACTAAGTCCTGATTATGAACACGTAGAAGAACTTGATGAGCAAGAACAAGCACTTCAAGATGATCTTCCTGACATTGAAGATTATTATAGACCACAAGAATCGCAGTACGATGCTGAAATCGATCTGCGTTCACACAATCATATGATGAATGATGACTCCTGGATAGGAAACCATGGAAAAGACATAGTACAGAGCAATCCACAATACATTTTGGGTCAACAGAAAGAAGTGAAAAACATAGGCCATCTGAGGACAGAGCACTATGC GTATGTGCTCCCAGATGACCATATAATCTTGAAAGAG TTTGAAAAGAAACATAAGGAAGACCCCCATCATTATCTCCTAGTTACTTCCAGTACTGACGAGCACACGGTGAAAGGCACAATTCTG ATACCCTTTCGGACAGCGATGCGAGGAAAGTTTCCTTTAAAAGGTACCTACTTTCAGGATCACGAG GTATTTGCAGATTACTCGTCTAGCCATTATCCAATAAGTATAGATACAAAATATTTACAGGGCCTGAACAGATGCGTTGTATACTTTGGTGCAACAATACAGTCGATCACAAAAG GTCTAACGAGACAAGGCATCCAGGACTGCTTCAAGCGAG GATATGTTTGCCTAAGAGCCATTGACCGGGGATCAAGATACCCAAGAAGATTATGCCCCTCGCTGCATGCCACTAACAGAAAGAAAGATAGCGTTGGAAGCTACAGAAAGAAAACCACGAAACCGTCGCAAGGAAAGggcaagaagaaggaggaggcagGGCGCAGTGAGAAAAAAGGACGGGGCAAAAGGGCGCGCCAGGTCGCTACTGTACCCGTCCCTGACACCCTTGGGTCAGATGACTGGCCTTCGGCCGGTACAAGAGAGCACAAGAGGAATAGGAAGTACCTGAGACACGACTGGGTGTGA